Below is a genomic region from Prolixibacteraceae bacterium.
TCTGCAAAACTACTTGCATAAGAAGCTGATGGTAACTCTTTTATATCGCTAACAATTGATGTTCCACCCCAGCTATAACCAACTAATGACACTTTATCTTTATCAATATCAGCAAATCGATAATACACTTTTGAACCATTTGATAAGGTCCACTCTTTTGCATCAAATTGAGGAAGAACTTTTTCTGAAACAATTGTTCCTGCTTTCACCTTTGTTTCATCAACTAAAGGTTCGTTACTTACCGCATCTTTATAAGGCTCAAGATTCGCTGCTTTTACAGCTGTAATCATTGACAAAGCTTCTTCTTTTGTCAGATGTTTCTCTCCCTCAGTAGGTCCAGAAACAACTACAGTTCTATTTCCTTCTTCACTACATTTTTCAATCAATGCATTGACATCTTTTACCGTAATTGATGGTAGCAATGCTTGTGCTAGTTGATACTCTCCTTCAATACCAATAACAGCTGCTCCAGTGAGGAAATTCTGTTGCATCTCACGACAATAAGAGTCATTTGATATTTTAGCTCTGTCTTTATAACGAGACTCTAATGCACTTAAAATATTCAATTTTGCTCTCTCTAACTCTGAATTTAAGAAACCAAATCTTTCTGCACGTTCCCATTCATTAAGAATTGCTTGAAAACCTTTTTTCTCTTCTCCTGGCTTTATACCACATGAAACAGAGAAAGCATCATAACCTCTTACGAAACCACTCAAAGATACATCTCCATAGATGAAAGGTGGATTCCCTTTTTGAATCAATTCAGAAATACGAGCACCTAACATCTGATTCATCAAGCTAGTTACCATATCATTACGATAATCGATTACCGTTTCTGGATTCTTTGCAGTGTTTTTTTGCACTTTATACATCGTAACTGATGTACGAGACATCTCCTTGTCCAAAGCTTGAACAAAATAAGTTTCGTTGTGATCAGGTACCTCAAAGAATGGGCGAGGCTTTGCATCTTTAACAGCAGGCACTTCTGTAAACATTTTCTTTATTTTACCTTCAACTTCCTCTACATCAATATCACCAACAACAATGATACATTGCAGATCTGTACGATACCAATCATGATAGAAATTTCTAAGTGTATTATACTCAAAATTATTTATTAGATCATAGTCTCCAATTATATCACGTACCGCATATTTAGAATCTTTAAACAACACAGGAAAAAACTGCTGACGAACTCTAAAACCTGCATTACGACGTGTTCTCCACTCTTCTGAAATCACACCACGCTCTGAATCAATCTCTTCTTCAGTCAAAAGAAGATAATTAGTCCAATCATGTAGAACTAAAAGACAAGTATCAACTAAACCTTTCGGACCTGTAGGTACTTCACTTAAATTATAAGCCGTTTCATTAAACGCAGTGTATGCATTGATATTGCGACCAAACTCTACACCATGTTTTTGTAAGGTATTTAAAACCCCTTTACCTTTGAAATTCTCAGTACCATTAAAAGCCATATGCTCTAAAAAGTGAGCTAAACCATTTTGATCATCATTCTCCAAAAGCGCACCAACATTCTGAACAATATAAAAACTTGCTCTCTCTTTTGGCTCTTCGTTATGACGAATATAATACGTTAATCCGTTAGGAAGTACTCCCTTTCGAATAGTCTGTTCTAATGGTAGTGGCGAATCCATCGACACTTGTGCCTGTACGGTTGTAATAGAACATAAGGATAATACAACGACACATAAACTTAATAATTTTCTCATACAATTTTTGTTTAGTCAAATATCCACACAAATGGATACGTCATTTAAACCAAGGTTTAAATTAACATTTTTTAATTAAAATCAAATATAATATGATTTTAATTTAAAAGGTATGTAACTTATATTATTATCCTTTTAAATTTATATCATTTAACCTAATGATTAAAACATATAAAAAATGACTCCTTGTGATAAAAGCAATAACCAGAAAGGTTGATTCAATACTCCACCACTCATCTAAATTAGTATATCCCTAAACGGTATAATTACAAAATATATAAATTATTTTTATTTATGATATAAATAAAAGCCTACACATTATTATTATCAGTAACTTAAGCACCAGAATAATTTGAGTTAGATACAATAACTAATTGAGTTTACCTTTCAATAAAGACTAGAAAAACACACAAGCTTATGAAACAATCAATTTTACTTCTAATGTTCTTATGGACTAGTGCAATTTATGCACAGTCCTTAAAAATTCCTCAGATAATTGGTTCCAACATGGTCCTGCAAAGAAACGATACCGTGAAGATATGGGGATGGTCTACTCCAGAAAAGAAGATTCGTATTAAAACTTCTTGGAATAAAAAAAGCTATACAACATATGCTAACGGTAAAGGAAAGTGGACTGTAAGTGTCGTTACTACTCAAGCAGGAGGACCTTATCAATTAGAAGTTAAATCGGCGAATGAAAAACAACTATTCAAGAATATTTTATTAGGTGAGGTTTGGTTATTTTCAGGACAATCGAACATGAACTTCAATCTAAAAGGAAGTTATGGAAGCTATCCACTAGAGAGAGACCAGATTTTATTGGCTTCAAACCAATCCAAAATTAGAATATTTGATGTTGATCGTAAAGTCAGTCTAGTCCCATCTGACACTCTACTATCAAAAGAAAAATGGGAAATTTCCACTCCTCAAAATGCAGCCAATACAAGTGCTATCGCATATATGTTTGCACTACAACTTCATCAAACACTTAATGTTCCTATTGGTATTATTCACACCTCCTATGGGGGAAGCTACATCTCAGCGTGGTTAAGTAAAGAGACGTTGAAAAAATACAATCAATACGATCTAAAGAATCTAAAGTACACTAAGTGGAACAATGATATTCCATCAGCAATATATAATGCAATGTTAAAACCATTAGCTCCATATGGGATTAAAGGTGCACTTTGGTATCAAGGGGAATCTGACAGAAAAACACCACAATTATATATTCAACAGTATCAAGACTTAGCAAATGATTGGCGTTCTATATTTCAACAAGATTTCCCAATATATATGGCACAAATTGCACCTTTTGGATATAAACCGCCATCACAATCTCAGTATATCAGGGAAGCGCAAATCAAAGCAGCAAATATGATCTCCCAAGGAGGCATTGTGATTACAAGTGATGTAGGAGAAAAAGGGAATATACACCCACATAAGAAAAAACCTATTGCTGATCGTTTCTTGAGACTAGCTTTAAACCAAGCATATGGTATGACAGCCATAGATGCATCTAGCCCAAGATATGAAACCCATAAGATTGATGAAAATAAAATTGTTCTACAATTTAAGGATGCAAATGAAGGTTTACATTGTAATGATAAAGATCTAAAATATTTTGAAATAGCAGGCATAAATAAGAAATTCTACCCTGCCAAAGCAAAGATCGTTGGTCGAAATAAAATTGAAGTATCTTCAAAAAATGTTACACAACCTATTGCTGTAAGATATGGATGGAGAAATTTCTTTATTGGTAATATCTATGATTCGCACGATCTTCCTCTATCTTCTTTTCGTACAGATAAGTGGTAGTCCATCAAAAAAAAATTACTCACTAAAAACTCAAGATTCTTTAGAGAGTAAATTATCTAACAACTTTTCATTTAAACAAGATGAATTTTAAACACACAACGAAAGTCCTTACCCTAGCTCTTCTTGCCTCCTCGCAATTAGTCCAAGCTAAGAAAACATCAAAAAAATTGCAACCCAATATTGTCGTATTCATGGTGGATGACATGGGGTGGCAAGATACATCTCTACCATTTTGGAATAAAGAAACATATCTCAACAAACAGTTTCACACTCCCAACATGGAGAAATTAGCATCAGAGGGGATGATGTTTACACAAGCTTATGCATGTGCCATATGCTCTCCCACTAGAGTGAGTCTTATGACTGGAATGAATGCGGCAAGACATAGAGTGACCAATTGGACACTATACAAAGATAAGATGAACCAGGGGTCACCTAAAGGACTAAAAATACCTGAATGGAATTATAATGGTGTCGGGGTGGATCAAGCTGTATCTCACACAGCATACACTCCTCAACCTCTTCCAAAAGTCCTTCAGGACAATGGTTATTACACAATTCATTGCGGAAAAGCGCATTTCGGTGCCATTGGAACTCCTACCGAAGATCCTCGATCACTTGGGTTTGATGTGAATATTGCAGGACATGCTGCAGGAGGGCCTGCTTCATATTTAGGGAGCGATAATTTTGCTAAACCCCAAAAGAAAAATTCTATTTGGAACATACCTGGTTTAGAAGAATTTCATGGGAAAGATATCTTTCTAACAGAAGCATTAACACAAAAAGCTCTTCAAGTAGTTACAGACTCTGTTCCTTCTCAGAAACCATTCTTTCTTTACATGGCACATTATGCAGTTCATTCACCTATTATGGGAGACGATCGTTTCGTTCAGAAATACATTGATCAAGGATTAAGCCCAATAGAAGCAAAATATGCATCCATGGTTGAAGGAATGGACAAAAGTTTAGGAGATATAATGTACTATCTCAAAAAGAATAATTTAGAGAAAAACACAGTTATTCTTTTCATGTCTGACAATGGTGGCCTAAGTGCATTAGCCCGTGGAGGATTAGCTCATACCCACAACTATCCTCTATCTAGTGGTAAAGGTTCAATTAGAGAAGGGGGAATTAGAGAACCAATGATTGTAAAATGGCCACAAGTAGTAAAACCTAATACTAAATGTGATGACTATGTCATTATTGAAGATTTCTTTCCAACCATACTTGAAATAGCTCAGGTCAAAGAGCTCCCAAATAAGCACCAGCCGATTGATGGAAAATCTTTCACACCACTCTTAGAAGGACAAAAAAACATCAATAACAAACGACCTATATTTTGGCACTCACCTAATTTCTGGGGGCCATCTGGACCGGGTATATCTTTCTATAGTGCCATAAGAGAAGGGGATTGGAAATTAATATACTACCATACCAATCAAAAATTTGAATTATTCAATATCAAAGAAGATATTGGCGAACACTACAACCTAGCATGCCAACAAAAAGACAGAACAAAACAATTGGCAAAAAAGCTTTCTGATTATCTACGAGAGGTAAAAGCCCAACTGCCTATCATTGCAAAAACAGGAGAAAAAGTCCCATTGCCAGATGAAATAGAAATCATAGAAGAGCCCTAATAGATAGATAGGATTTAGATTGATATCATGCAAGGAACATTCTTATGTAAGAATGCTCCTTGCATATTTTGAAACTCCAATTATTTTAAATTAGGATTTATATTAACCTCATTAGATGGTATTGGCCAATATTCATATGAAGAATTGTAATTTAATCCTGCATCTACAAGATCATTTAACTCCCCCCATCTTTTCAAATCTCCCCAACGATGTCCTTCAAAAAGAAGCTCGACTCTACGATCTTTCTTAATCTGAACTAATAATGCATCTGCATCACTATCTGAGATACCGTCCATTGTTAAGCCAGCTCTATCTCTAATTTTCTTCAACTCTGTCCAAGCCTCTGCAGTCTTTCCAGGAATCATTGCTAAAGCTTCCGCTCGATTAAGAATTACTTCAGCATATCTTATTACAGGAACATTGATAGCTGATCCCACCGAAAAATACTTTCCTCCTGCTCTCCAATACGCTGGATCATGATAAAGAAACTTACGCATTTGCAATGCCCCTTTTTCTTTTAAATCAGCTCTAAAATCTTTGTACAAATCAAAATCAGGAAAAACACTTGTCTTATTGAATTCAGGATAATTGATCTTGTCTACCCCTGCAATAAGAATTGAGCCCTGCCTACGAATATCATCTTTTTCAAATATATCTAAAATATCATATACCTTATTTCCATTTTCATCATTTACTTTTCTAGGGCGTAGATATTGCCCCCAAGAGATACGTGGCCATATATGTTGTAGAATAGTTGTCTCAGCAGATTCTGCACTCCAATATTTACCTTTACCACCGACAAACTGTACTTCAAAAATAGACTCATTACTATTCTGTTTCATTCCATCAAACATATGTACAAAATCGTTAGAATCAACCAAGCTGTAACCAAGTTTCTCTACTTCTGTTGCTGCTTCTGCTGCACCTTTATAATCTTTAGTCCATAAACGAATACGACTTAATAATCCATATGCTGCACCTTTAGTTACCCTTCCTACTTCAGATTTACCATAACTAACAGGTAATTTTAGTGCTGCATTTAAAAGATCTTTATCTAACTGACTCCAAATCTCATTAGAAGCTGTTTTCTTGATTGTGTTTGCCTTCTCAGGGGCTAACACAGTTGTTGGAAAAGGGACATCTCCAAAGCCACTAACAAGGTTAAAATAGAATAACGATCTTAAAAACAACACCTCTCCGATATATCGATCTTTCATATCTGGAGACAGATCACCTGCATTATCAATATTATCTAAAACATAATTTGCTCTTACAATTCCTTTATAACAAGCATTCCATCTGCTACCAAAATATTGGTTGGTATTCTTCCATCGGAAATAATGAATTGAGACTAAATCTGGACCAAAACCACCATCACCCCATGGATTATAAATATTATCAGTAGGAGCTTCTCCAAGCACAATGAATGACCAACTATAAAGTCCTCCATAGCTTAAAGGATCATAAACAGCTGTTACAGCATCACCGACCTGACTAGCATACTTCATGAATGTACCTGAATTTTGTCCATTCATATCAGTCTTATTTAAGACATCATCACACCCATATAATGTAATGAGTGCTACTATATATAAAATTATATTTTTCTTCATCTTTTTTTACTTTTAGAAGCTAATATTTACACCCATAATAAAAGTCCTTGATGGAGGATATAAGAAATGATCTACACCTGATTGTAGGTTACTTCCTCCATTAGCACCCACTTCAGGGTCAACTCCTGAATAATTCGTGAATGTAAAAGGATTCTTCACACTACCATAAATCCTGAATTTAGAGAAATGCATGGCCTTTTTTACTCCTTTTGGCAATTCATACCCCAACTGAATTAGTGAACATCTCAGATATGCCCCACTTTCCACATAATAACTTGAGAATCTAATATTTTGATTCGGATCATTTGGGTGAGCTCTAAAGTAAGGTGTATTTGGCATCTCAGGCGTCCAAGGTTGGTGTACCATTTTATTCTCTCCACGTGTTGGATCCAACATTGATCGTTTTGTTAAATTCATCACATCATTACCATAGACACCATTAAATGCAACGCTTAAAGAAACATTAGCATAACTTACTTCTGCATTTAGTGCATAGGTAAAATCTGGAACAGGGCTACCGATGAATGTACGATCATCCTCAGTGATTTCTCCATCACCATTCAAATCTTTAAACCGAATATCACCATCTGCTGCATTAGGTTGGATTTTTTGCTTTGTTCCATCTTCTAATGTTGTTGTATAACTGTCTGCTTCTCCTTTTTGAAATAGTCCGTCTGCAACATAACCATAGAACTCACCAAGCTCACGGCCTTCTTGAGTTCGAGTCAATCGTGACCCTTGGAAAGAGAAACTTTCGTAGTATCCTTTTCTTCCAACATTCCACACTTTGTTATTAAATGTGGTAATATTACCACCAACAGTATAAGTCAATCGATCAATATTATTAGTATAGTTCAAAGACAATTCCACACCAGAATTAGTCAATTCAGCAATATTTTGTACCATAGAACCAGGATTGGATCCAGAAGAAATCCCCGTAACTGCTGATTGCTGTACACTAATCAACATATCACTATGATGTTTTGTGAAATATTCAGCTGTAACACTTAGTTTATTATCAAACAAATATGCATCCACACCATAACTCGTTTGCGTCACTGTTTCCCACATTACATCCGGGTTCGCTAAGCTCCTTGAGGCTACACCATTCGTAACTTTACCATAATTATCACCAAAAGGATAAGAGAAACCAGACACCATCGAAGCGGAATAGGCATAGTTACCAATACCGTTATTACCGACTTGCCCCCATCCACCTCTTATTTTCATCGAAGATATAATGCCTTCTTTAGGGAAAAATGCCTCTTCAGAAATACGCCATCCTGCAGAGATTGATGGGAATACCCCCCACTTATTATTTGATCCAAAACGAGAAGATCCGTCACGTCTAATATTGGCTGTAATTAAGAATCGCTCATCTAAGTTTAAAAATACCCTTCCGAAGAAAGATAACATTCCATGCTCTTGAATGCCATTAGATATCGTGGATGGATCAACACCATTAGCACTAACCACATAATATCCATTATCCTGATATTTAGTACCGACATTTAGATTCTCAGAGACACTTTCCTGATAACTCTGGCCTAAAGTAGACTGTAAGCTACTACTCCCAAATTTCAATTTATAATTTAAAGTATTTTCATGAAGAAGATTTGTTGATCGTCCAAAACCTCTTCCTACACTTTGACGATCTTGGATTGCTGTCCCTAAATCATAAGTATCTGAAATTCCTTTTTTATAACTCCCAGTATATGTATAGGAAACAGCAGTTTTAAAACTTAAATCTTTGGTAAGATTTAAATTGGCAAACACATTCGCCATGAACTTATTTGTTTCTGCTGGATAACGTTCTCTTTCAGCAAAAAATAACGGATTTCCTATGGGTTTATATAACGAATTCTTTTCTGTGGGAGAATAATTTCCATTCTCATCATACACAGGAATCGTTGGGTAGAAAGTATAGGCAGAGGTAATCAAACTATTAAAATTATTTCTACCACCACTCAGATTGTTCTGTTTTGAGTTAGAAAAGCTTATGTTTGCTCCCACCTTAAACCACTCTTTAATTTGTCTATCTACATTTGTTCTCAACGTAAAACGCTCGAATGAAGTACCTTTAGTAGTTCCTTCTTGTGACAAGTATCCTGCAGAAATGAAGAAATGACCTTTATCACTAGCTCCAGAGAATGAGATCTGATGATCTTGAATTGGCGCAATTTGAGTAATCGCATCCACCCAATCTGTGCCTTCTCCATAACTTTCTGGATCATTTAATGGATAGTCCTTTCCAAGAATAGTACTCGCATTTTTCATATATTGAGCATAATCAGCTCCTGTCATTGTCTCTACAGCATTATATATTTTTTGTACACCATAGTAACCATTATAAGATACAACACCTTCTCCCTTCTTTCCTTTCTTCGTAGTAATAATAATTACCCCATTGGCTGCTCTTGCTCCATAAATTGCTGCCGAAGCCGCATCTTTAAGAATATCTAACGAGGCGATATCATTCGGATTAATAGATGATAGCGGATTGCTATTCTCAGATCCTGAAGCTGCAATAGGTACACCATCAACGACATACAATGGCTCACTATTATTAAAACCTCCAACACCTCGTATCCTTACTGAAACACCACCACCTGGAGTAGCACTGTTTTGCATAACATGGACTCCAGCAACTTTACCTTGAAGACCTTGGTCAAGTGTTGCTCCTGCACTTTTGGTAATATCCTCTGATTTAACAGAGGCAACAGAGCCTGTTAGATCTTTTTTCTTCATTGAACCATAACCGATAGCAACAACTTCATCAAGAGAAGTTATGTTCTCTTTCATTGTAACATCAATTTGAGTCCTACCTTTTATTAATACTTCCTGGTTTTGGAAACCTAAATACGAATAAATCAACGTTGAATTGCCTATTGCATCAATTGCATATTTCCCATCAAAATCTGATGCCGTTCCTTTAGTCGTTCCTTTAATCATTACAGCCACGCCAGGCAAAGGTTGCCCCTTCTCGTCAAAGATGGCTCCTGTAATTTTGCTTGTTTGCGCATTTACTGATATACTCATACATATAAGTATCAGTAAGCAGATGTACCTATTCATACAGTTCAATTTATATTAGTTTTCAACGTTAGTCAGCAATAGGTGGCAAGTAGAAAGTACATATAAACTAATTTGACATCTATACCCATGTCAAA
It encodes:
- a CDS encoding sulfatase, giving the protein MNFKHTTKVLTLALLASSQLVQAKKTSKKLQPNIVVFMVDDMGWQDTSLPFWNKETYLNKQFHTPNMEKLASEGMMFTQAYACAICSPTRVSLMTGMNAARHRVTNWTLYKDKMNQGSPKGLKIPEWNYNGVGVDQAVSHTAYTPQPLPKVLQDNGYYTIHCGKAHFGAIGTPTEDPRSLGFDVNIAGHAAGGPASYLGSDNFAKPQKKNSIWNIPGLEEFHGKDIFLTEALTQKALQVVTDSVPSQKPFFLYMAHYAVHSPIMGDDRFVQKYIDQGLSPIEAKYASMVEGMDKSLGDIMYYLKKNNLEKNTVILFMSDNGGLSALARGGLAHTHNYPLSSGKGSIREGGIREPMIVKWPQVVKPNTKCDDYVIIEDFFPTILEIAQVKELPNKHQPIDGKSFTPLLEGQKNINNKRPIFWHSPNFWGPSGPGISFYSAIREGDWKLIYYHTNQKFELFNIKEDIGEHYNLACQQKDRTKQLAKKLSDYLREVKAQLPIIAKTGEKVPLPDEIEIIEEP
- a CDS encoding RagB/SusD family nutrient uptake outer membrane protein, giving the protein MKKNIILYIVALITLYGCDDVLNKTDMNGQNSGTFMKYASQVGDAVTAVYDPLSYGGLYSWSFIVLGEAPTDNIYNPWGDGGFGPDLVSIHYFRWKNTNQYFGSRWNACYKGIVRANYVLDNIDNAGDLSPDMKDRYIGEVLFLRSLFYFNLVSGFGDVPFPTTVLAPEKANTIKKTASNEIWSQLDKDLLNAALKLPVSYGKSEVGRVTKGAAYGLLSRIRLWTKDYKGAAEAATEVEKLGYSLVDSNDFVHMFDGMKQNSNESIFEVQFVGGKGKYWSAESAETTILQHIWPRISWGQYLRPRKVNDENGNKVYDILDIFEKDDIRRQGSILIAGVDKINYPEFNKTSVFPDFDLYKDFRADLKEKGALQMRKFLYHDPAYWRAGGKYFSVGSAINVPVIRYAEVILNRAEALAMIPGKTAEAWTELKKIRDRAGLTMDGISDSDADALLVQIKKDRRVELLFEGHRWGDLKRWGELNDLVDAGLNYNSSYEYWPIPSNEVNINPNLK
- a CDS encoding sialate O-acetylesterase; translated protein: MKQSILLLMFLWTSAIYAQSLKIPQIIGSNMVLQRNDTVKIWGWSTPEKKIRIKTSWNKKSYTTYANGKGKWTVSVVTTQAGGPYQLEVKSANEKQLFKNILLGEVWLFSGQSNMNFNLKGSYGSYPLERDQILLASNQSKIRIFDVDRKVSLVPSDTLLSKEKWEISTPQNAANTSAIAYMFALQLHQTLNVPIGIIHTSYGGSYISAWLSKETLKKYNQYDLKNLKYTKWNNDIPSAIYNAMLKPLAPYGIKGALWYQGESDRKTPQLYIQQYQDLANDWRSIFQQDFPIYMAQIAPFGYKPPSQSQYIREAQIKAANMISQGGIVITSDVGEKGNIHPHKKKPIADRFLRLALNQAYGMTAIDASSPRYETHKIDENKIVLQFKDANEGLHCNDKDLKYFEIAGINKKFYPAKAKIVGRNKIEVSSKNVTQPIAVRYGWRNFFIGNIYDSHDLPLSSFRTDKW
- a CDS encoding TonB-dependent receptor, which gives rise to MSISVNAQTSKITGAIFDEKGQPLPGVAVMIKGTTKGTASDFDGKYAIDAIGNSTLIYSYLGFQNQEVLIKGRTQIDVTMKENITSLDEVVAIGYGSMKKKDLTGSVASVKSEDITKSAGATLDQGLQGKVAGVHVMQNSATPGGGVSVRIRGVGGFNNSEPLYVVDGVPIAASGSENSNPLSSINPNDIASLDILKDAASAAIYGARAANGVIIITTKKGKKGEGVVSYNGYYGVQKIYNAVETMTGADYAQYMKNASTILGKDYPLNDPESYGEGTDWVDAITQIAPIQDHQISFSGASDKGHFFISAGYLSQEGTTKGTSFERFTLRTNVDRQIKEWFKVGANISFSNSKQNNLSGGRNNFNSLITSAYTFYPTIPVYDENGNYSPTEKNSLYKPIGNPLFFAERERYPAETNKFMANVFANLNLTKDLSFKTAVSYTYTGSYKKGISDTYDLGTAIQDRQSVGRGFGRSTNLLHENTLNYKLKFGSSSLQSTLGQSYQESVSENLNVGTKYQDNGYYVVSANGVDPSTISNGIQEHGMLSFFGRVFLNLDERFLITANIRRDGSSRFGSNNKWGVFPSISAGWRISEEAFFPKEGIISSMKIRGGWGQVGNNGIGNYAYSASMVSGFSYPFGDNYGKVTNGVASRSLANPDVMWETVTQTSYGVDAYLFDNKLSVTAEYFTKHHSDMLISVQQSAVTGISSGSNPGSMVQNIAELTNSGVELSLNYTNNIDRLTYTVGGNITTFNNKVWNVGRKGYYESFSFQGSRLTRTQEGRELGEFYGYVADGLFQKGEADSYTTTLEDGTKQKIQPNAADGDIRFKDLNGDGEITEDDRTFIGSPVPDFTYALNAEVSYANVSLSVAFNGVYGNDVMNLTKRSMLDPTRGENKMVHQPWTPEMPNTPYFRAHPNDPNQNIRFSSYYVESGAYLRCSLIQLGYELPKGVKKAMHFSKFRIYGSVKNPFTFTNYSGVDPEVGANGGSNLQSGVDHFLYPPSRTFIMGVNISF
- a CDS encoding insulinase family protein; amino-acid sequence: MRKLLSLCVVVLSLCSITTVQAQVSMDSPLPLEQTIRKGVLPNGLTYYIRHNEEPKERASFYIVQNVGALLENDDQNGLAHFLEHMAFNGTENFKGKGVLNTLQKHGVEFGRNINAYTAFNETAYNLSEVPTGPKGLVDTCLLVLHDWTNYLLLTEEEIDSERGVISEEWRTRRNAGFRVRQQFFPVLFKDSKYAVRDIIGDYDLINNFEYNTLRNFYHDWYRTDLQCIIVVGDIDVEEVEGKIKKMFTEVPAVKDAKPRPFFEVPDHNETYFVQALDKEMSRTSVTMYKVQKNTAKNPETVIDYRNDMVTSLMNQMLGARISELIQKGNPPFIYGDVSLSGFVRGYDAFSVSCGIKPGEEKKGFQAILNEWERAERFGFLNSELERAKLNILSALESRYKDRAKISNDSYCREMQQNFLTGAAVIGIEGEYQLAQALLPSITVKDVNALIEKCSEEGNRTVVVSGPTEGEKHLTKEEALSMITAVKAANLEPYKDAVSNEPLVDETKVKAGTIVSEKVLPQFDAKEWTLSNGSKVYYRFADIDKDKVSLVGYSWGGTSIVSDIKELPSASYASSFAENYGAGNFDAIALKKMLTGKRVGVSMNINDLQEKIQASSVPADFETMMQLLYLKFESPRFDKDAFDALKSRYAAFVASLSNNPDVIKRDSISLITNDHNPRVMNLSPAFIESLDFDMMKKTYLDRMQDASDFTFVLVGNVKEDEAKKMVCKYIASLTSTNRKEKFVDRRVTFPKENVETVIPIKLETPKTTEYMEFNQYMPYSAHNDLCMDIVQAVLDLRFTEKVREEAGGTYGVVVRASFSQYPKSQASLLIRFDCKPDRSKELMEVVKAQITQMLKEGISEEDYNKTVKNIQKNLEQGKNHNSYYANVISAYAVKGIDKTSKKSDPEVVLANTSKKDVEKFARKFFKKAKRIHIEFVPEQ